One genomic window of Cupriavidus malaysiensis includes the following:
- the tssL gene encoding type VI secretion system protein TssL, long form codes for MNDENTGTTVATEPGGLGNAALNAPSGRAPRAAAPARRTAWRWMTPETQEQRAERIAKADNPLLAAAQPLLRALADLPADLRHAATATDALKRLLMEEIRQFQAVCERANIRREHVLAARYTLCTALDEAANATYWGREYNWATQSLLIQCHQENDGGEKVFQVLGRLVNSPQEHIDVIQVIFQTLCLGFQGRYGKRPDGDRELAAIRQRLLSLITSARGSVPQDLSPHWRGEPAGKLKLMRSVPVWVTACVLTLTLFGMFAWFKYQLLLRSHDLEQQILAIGRATPPEPPKALRLAELLKEEIARGVVSVKEDSVHSEVTFRGDDMFGAGQVEVSDRVLPVLDKVASEINKVTGKVTVIGHTDNVPIKTARFPSNQALSEERATTVIEYLAGKGVAKGRLEAIGKGDSEPLGPNTTAAERSRNRRVEIVVTQS; via the coding sequence ATGAACGACGAAAATACCGGTACCACCGTTGCCACAGAGCCGGGGGGGCTTGGCAATGCCGCGCTGAATGCTCCGTCCGGCCGCGCCCCGCGGGCGGCCGCGCCAGCCAGACGCACCGCATGGCGCTGGATGACTCCTGAAACGCAGGAGCAGCGTGCCGAGCGTATCGCAAAGGCAGACAATCCGCTGTTGGCTGCGGCGCAGCCTTTGCTGCGCGCGCTGGCTGACCTGCCAGCGGACCTCCGTCACGCCGCCACGGCGACCGATGCACTCAAGCGCCTCCTGATGGAGGAAATCCGCCAGTTCCAGGCCGTTTGCGAGCGAGCCAATATTCGTCGCGAGCATGTGCTGGCCGCCCGCTACACCCTCTGCACGGCGTTGGACGAGGCGGCGAACGCCACATATTGGGGCCGTGAATACAACTGGGCCACGCAGAGCCTGCTGATCCAATGCCACCAGGAGAATGATGGCGGAGAGAAGGTCTTTCAGGTGCTGGGCAGGTTGGTGAATTCGCCGCAGGAGCATATAGACGTCATCCAGGTGATCTTCCAGACCCTGTGCCTGGGCTTTCAGGGCCGCTATGGCAAACGGCCCGATGGGGATCGTGAACTTGCCGCTATCCGTCAACGTCTGCTAAGCCTGATTACCTCGGCGCGGGGAAGCGTGCCACAGGATCTGTCGCCGCACTGGCGTGGCGAGCCGGCTGGCAAGTTGAAGCTGATGCGCTCAGTGCCGGTGTGGGTCACCGCCTGTGTGCTGACCCTGACCTTGTTCGGGATGTTTGCGTGGTTCAAGTACCAGTTGCTGCTGCGCTCGCACGATCTCGAGCAGCAGATTCTGGCGATTGGCCGTGCCACGCCGCCCGAGCCGCCAAAGGCGCTGCGGCTTGCAGAGCTGCTCAAGGAGGAGATCGCGAGAGGCGTCGTCAGCGTCAAGGAGGACAGTGTGCACAGCGAAGTCACTTTCCGAGGCGACGACATGTTCGGCGCCGGGCAGGTGGAGGTGAGCGACAGGGTCCTGCCTGTGTTGGACAAGGTGGCGAGCGAGATCAACAAGGTGACGGGCAAGGTGACCGTGATCGGTCATACCGACAATGTGCCGATCAAGACGGCCAGGTTTCCGTCGAACCAGGCGCTTTCCGAAGAACGGGCCACCACGGTGATCGAGTATCTGGCCGGCAAGGGCGTGGCCAAGGGCCGCCTGGAGGCAATCGGCAAGGGCGACAGCGAGCCGCTCGGGCCAAACACGACTGCGGCTGAGCGCTCCAGGAACCGGCGCGTGGAAATCGTGGTAACGCAATCATAG
- a CDS encoding type II toxin-antitoxin system RatA family toxin — protein MADVHKSVLLGYSAAQMYDLVTRVEDYPKFLPWCGGVEVFEQTETLLDAKIHIHFNGIKQYFHTRNVQQRPTQIDMTFADGPFKVFKGSWRFTPLREDACKIDFHLHYEFSSFLLEKLIGPVFSMIANTFVDAFVKRAEVVYEGQ, from the coding sequence ATGGCAGACGTCCATAAATCCGTGCTGCTCGGTTATTCGGCCGCGCAAATGTACGACCTGGTCACGCGCGTCGAAGACTATCCCAAGTTCCTGCCCTGGTGCGGCGGCGTGGAGGTGTTCGAGCAGACCGAGACCCTGCTCGACGCCAAGATTCACATCCATTTCAACGGCATCAAGCAGTATTTCCACACGCGCAATGTGCAGCAGCGCCCGACCCAGATCGACATGACCTTCGCCGACGGTCCCTTCAAGGTGTTCAAGGGTTCATGGCGCTTCACGCCGCTGCGCGAGGATGCCTGCAAGATCGATTTCCACCTGCACTACGAATTCTCCAGCTTCCTGCTGGAGAAGCTGATCGGGCCGGTCTTCAGCATGATTGCCAATACCTTCGTCGATGCCTTCGTCAAGCGTGCCGAGGTGGTCTATGAGGGACAATGA
- a CDS encoding RnfH family protein encodes MRDNDAAAQVRALVCYARPGEVFLREVELSAGSTIAQAIAAAGLLQACPQIDPASARVGIFGKLKTMETVVREGDRVEVYRGLVADPKSARQRRVQKTRAAGSREGHKWRGGGQ; translated from the coding sequence ATGAGGGACAATGACGCCGCCGCGCAGGTGCGAGCCCTGGTCTGCTACGCCCGGCCGGGCGAGGTCTTCCTGCGCGAGGTCGAATTATCGGCCGGCTCCACCATTGCCCAGGCGATCGCCGCGGCGGGCCTGTTGCAGGCCTGCCCGCAGATCGATCCTGCCAGCGCGCGGGTCGGCATCTTCGGCAAGCTGAAAACGATGGAAACCGTGGTGCGCGAAGGCGACCGCGTGGAGGTCTATCGCGGGCTGGTCGCCGATCCGAAGTCGGCGCGCCAGCGGCGGGTGCAGAAGACCCGCGCGGCGGGCTCGCGGGAAGGACACAAGTGGCGGGGCGGCGGCCAGTAG
- a CDS encoding WD40/YVTN/BNR-like repeat-containing protein: MNNVHETLNRYTVRFFTGSFEQDLTKRFEQFGQNATWWVSPDWKVIYIATEWTDYKQGNGPDGYGVTLHKLWKSTDGGMTWRRLAWPEVNNIGQLSFLDADRGYAIGWGPRIWRTADGGEHWEEVKAPALAYEVDSERTRAAQMSARADVRPIKGTRFELTAASLEKNGVLFFAFFSPEPYRGQKAVSLVYALRWEDPADIFARADEPRGPEIVIPEATVVDVLWVRGGERGPRGNALYLLTEQGLPHNHDIPHDTDRARPAGVWRWTGERATHLKTFDDDIRPDALYVGKDGLLLIDASSSRNEHDIALVSRDGGESWTRQDEGPGAAGGHFENGGTTKWRYFGYSLLSREIH, from the coding sequence ATGAACAACGTACACGAGACACTGAACCGCTACACAGTTCGCTTCTTCACCGGGAGCTTCGAGCAGGATCTGACTAAGCGCTTCGAGCAGTTTGGCCAGAACGCGACTTGGTGGGTCAGCCCGGATTGGAAGGTGATCTATATCGCCACCGAATGGACCGATTACAAGCAGGGCAACGGACCCGACGGCTATGGTGTGACGCTCCACAAACTCTGGAAGAGCACTGACGGTGGCATGACATGGAGGCGCCTCGCTTGGCCCGAGGTGAACAATATCGGTCAGTTGTCTTTTCTGGATGCCGATCGCGGCTACGCGATCGGCTGGGGCCCTCGCATCTGGCGTACGGCGGACGGTGGAGAACACTGGGAAGAGGTCAAGGCACCTGCGCTCGCATACGAAGTGGATTCCGAGCGGACTCGTGCGGCGCAAATGAGCGCAAGAGCAGATGTGCGGCCGATCAAGGGGACGCGCTTTGAATTGACGGCGGCATCCCTGGAGAAAAACGGAGTACTGTTTTTTGCCTTCTTCTCACCGGAGCCATATCGCGGACAGAAGGCAGTGAGCCTGGTGTACGCGCTCCGTTGGGAGGACCCAGCGGACATCTTTGCGCGTGCCGATGAGCCCCGTGGCCCGGAGATCGTCATTCCCGAGGCGACTGTGGTGGATGTGTTGTGGGTCCGGGGCGGAGAACGGGGGCCGCGAGGCAATGCGCTGTACCTGCTGACGGAGCAGGGCCTGCCGCACAACCATGACATTCCCCATGACACGGATCGTGCGCGTCCGGCTGGCGTCTGGCGGTGGACGGGTGAGCGTGCGACACACCTGAAGACATTCGATGACGATATCCGGCCCGACGCGCTCTACGTGGGCAAGGACGGCTTGCTCTTGATCGACGCGAGCAGCAGCAGGAATGAACACGATATTGCGCTCGTCAGCCGGGACGGCGGCGAAAGCTGGACAAGGCAGGACGAAGGGCCGGGCGCAGCCGGTGGACATTTTGAGAACGGTGGCACCACCAAGTGGCGCTACTTCGGCTATTCGCTGTTGAGCCGTGAGATTCACTGA
- the smpB gene encoding SsrA-binding protein SmpB gives MTIADNKKAFFDYFIEERYEAGIVLEGWEVKAIRAGRVQIKEGYVVVRDAEMFLIGAHISPLQSASTHVNPDPVRTRKLLLKADEIKKLIGKVEQRGYTLVPLNLHYTRGRVKCEIGLAKGKKLFDKRETEKNRDWQREKARLLKGGSKE, from the coding sequence ATGACCATCGCAGACAACAAGAAAGCCTTCTTTGACTACTTCATCGAGGAACGATACGAAGCCGGCATCGTGCTCGAAGGCTGGGAGGTCAAGGCGATCCGCGCGGGACGCGTGCAGATCAAGGAAGGCTATGTGGTCGTGCGCGATGCGGAGATGTTCCTGATCGGCGCCCACATCAGCCCGCTGCAGAGCGCCTCCACCCACGTCAATCCCGACCCGGTGCGCACGCGCAAGCTGCTGCTGAAAGCGGACGAGATCAAGAAGCTGATCGGCAAGGTCGAGCAGCGCGGCTACACGCTGGTGCCGCTGAACCTGCACTACACACGCGGCCGGGTCAAGTGCGAGATCGGCCTCGCCAAGGGCAAGAAGCTGTTCGACAAGCGCGAGACCGAGAAGAACCGCGACTGGCAGCGCGAGAAGGCGCGCCTGCTCAAGGGCGGCAGCAAGGAATAG
- a CDS encoding TagF domain-containing protein, producing MSRKIRMISVPSIFGKLPDSGAFICHNAPLHQVKAWRTWFEPGDAGASRAMPGASVDGHRPHWLHLTPPSLVRDSGLCAGEPCYFILRPHGLRFPSDADYLIGIVTASRDRVGRRYSLVVWQAASAKWAELMLAAPANWLTDLAQVVHDHARLPGPTGLNGMVDALWANYRPGWRDRLSAVLKRLADSRDEAASGDLPGEPLAGLVDVRRDWPPTLLRGGSHGSVWQANTGRAIDIDCVSSLRRLLADL from the coding sequence ATGTCCAGGAAGATCAGGATGATCTCCGTGCCGTCGATCTTCGGCAAACTGCCGGATTCGGGCGCCTTCATCTGCCACAATGCGCCGCTGCATCAGGTAAAAGCGTGGCGCACCTGGTTCGAGCCTGGGGACGCCGGCGCATCGAGAGCGATGCCCGGGGCGTCCGTTGACGGCCACCGGCCCCACTGGCTACATTTGACGCCACCCAGCCTGGTGAGAGATTCCGGGCTGTGCGCGGGCGAGCCTTGCTATTTCATCCTGCGCCCACATGGGCTGCGGTTTCCGAGTGATGCGGACTACCTGATTGGTATCGTGACGGCTTCCCGCGACCGGGTCGGCCGGCGCTATTCACTGGTGGTCTGGCAGGCGGCCAGCGCCAAATGGGCTGAGCTCATGCTTGCTGCACCGGCGAACTGGCTGACGGATCTGGCGCAAGTGGTCCACGACCACGCTCGCCTGCCGGGCCCCACGGGTTTGAACGGCATGGTGGATGCGCTGTGGGCCAATTACCGGCCGGGCTGGCGGGACCGTTTGAGCGCAGTACTCAAGCGGCTGGCGGATTCCCGCGATGAGGCGGCTTCGGGCGACTTGCCGGGCGAACCGCTGGCCGGGCTGGTCGATGTGCGGCGTGACTGGCCGCCAACACTGCTGCGCGGCGGCAGCCACGGAAGCGTCTGGCAGGCAAATACGGGGCGTGCAATTGACATTGATTGCGTGTCTTCGCTTCGGCGATTGCTTGCCGATCTCTAG
- the tssJ gene encoding type VI secretion system lipoprotein TssJ, giving the protein MHEWRRPAAALLSLPVLLLAACTVPPSTTPKEQIKLDLAVSAGAAVNPDDQDRASPVLVRVYELKTESTFQGADYFSLDKNDKTVLTQDMLARDEFILRPGESRDIERKLNRDTTTLGILVGYRDLAKATWRTVYKLPPAPEVAWYRAVVPARKVKLQVVLDQQSITVSQPD; this is encoded by the coding sequence ATGCATGAATGGCGCCGGCCCGCCGCAGCGCTTCTGTCGCTGCCGGTTCTGCTTCTTGCCGCATGTACAGTGCCCCCGTCAACCACCCCGAAAGAGCAGATCAAGCTTGACTTGGCTGTCAGTGCTGGCGCGGCGGTCAATCCGGATGACCAGGACAGGGCATCGCCGGTTCTCGTGCGTGTCTACGAACTCAAGACCGAATCCACGTTTCAGGGCGCGGATTACTTCTCGCTCGACAAGAACGATAAGACGGTTCTCACCCAGGACATGCTGGCTCGCGACGAGTTCATCCTGCGTCCCGGTGAGTCGAGAGACATCGAGCGGAAGCTGAATCGTGACACGACCACGCTGGGCATCCTGGTCGGTTACCGGGATCTTGCCAAGGCGACCTGGCGTACCGTCTACAAGCTGCCGCCGGCACCCGAAGTGGCGTGGTACCGCGCCGTGGTGCCGGCACGCAAGGTCAAGCTCCAGGTCGTTCTCGACCAGCAATCGATAACCGTATCCCAACCCGACTGA
- a CDS encoding PAAR domain-containing protein has translation MSLGIIIVGDRTDHGGKVISGSPTHTIGGKPIARLHDLVDCPLKYPNGRPHGVNKIIEAHPTFTVGGIAVAVEGCRTECGCRLMACGSASVGD, from the coding sequence ATGAGTCTAGGCATCATCATAGTTGGAGACCGCACCGATCACGGCGGCAAGGTGATCAGTGGCTCGCCGACGCATACGATCGGCGGCAAGCCGATCGCGCGCCTGCACGACCTGGTGGATTGTCCGCTGAAGTATCCGAACGGCCGTCCTCACGGCGTCAACAAGATCATCGAGGCTCACCCGACCTTTACAGTCGGCGGGATAGCGGTGGCGGTTGAAGGTTGCCGTACGGAATGCGGCTGCAGACTGATGGCGTGCGGCAGCGCCTCCGTGGGAGATTGA
- the tssM gene encoding type VI secretion system membrane subunit TssM encodes MNFLKRCAAVLFSRQMLIFVALLVVGLAIWFIGPLLGFNGMHPLAGAGIRVAAIVLLLALALFITLKWSLAAIAVAVLCLLVWYAGPLLAFGASHPLASATVRVVIIAVLIFMVIAYETYQFLRRAQAGGTALEKILNFGRKRPEVVAEDRIAKVDKAVQSALNQLKSMRSGGGSMRLLDDRRYLYELPWYMILGVAGAGKTTALLNAGLQFPLPEQMNEAAKARKATDHADWWFTNEAVLIDAAGRYTNHEQDQRMDAAEWSGFLGLLRKYRSRAPINGVVLTISVEDLLTQTPQARVAEAASLRARLVELREDLGIRFPVYVLVTKMDQLAGFAEYFQDLSSEGRARPWGFTFPLREKKRKRGEATVPFEQRCREEMELLIKRVRHGLDTRLEEECGKTPDKALFGLPEDMESLTGSLVDLLSQIFLGSRFDRTERTSMLRGVYFTSAAQSGARVIASHATVLESHDRDQAALDSGSGEGESEPYPTAASEAAGVPSLAAVSGNRSYFLEDVFKQIIIPEAHLVKPNLRWEFRFRLLRRLGHALVVVVFLWLAAALCTSFGHNGSYVEVVRGRAKALAATVSEFYKKPQPVAMPDVLAAAQDLPAYTGLDLSAPTMDWRYGLYSVPPVADAARQTHTKLEDHLLVPYLVRRVESVLVEAVNSRDTKQTYDTLRVYLMLHDKDKFNASDVRSWVQSDWAIGNGGDAFGGRVAVLEHLNNLLGGARPVQSPYARNEALIRTARDLLDGSTSIERLYERAKAAMMEEAPHDFTLVRAVGPQAGMVFTLASGEPLERGIPGLFTYAGYHELFNARLPEFLGKAQAIDAWVMGRGTGLGAQKKTLDAAATGKLNGNDPLTREIRRLYLLEYAKRWETYLSDIRTVTGNNLAFDLEILRNFAAPDSPLARLGRAAVRETSLSQPADPVDKSLADKALAVLDKATDKVGGLSARSEARQERELLDSRFAALREVVTGQADASSPAGQGASGKAQLDVIAGMVNAYYTTLVVANNALNTRNLPPPAEAGAQLRMEAEKLPAPFKAVLADLVVQGARDVNKGIGDILIAQMDAVIGESCRSAIDGKYPFTPTSMQDVDPDDFARVFSTGGVLDDFFQKVLAPHVDSATSPWRYKLTAPDVPPIAGPSLVPFQRAKEIREVFFRESGAKKMAWKVDLKVVELDPEIVELNMDFDGQSQRYVHGPVIPLKVTWPGPRGGQGAEITASPRIRPDTSTLSADGPWALLRVIAKGKLAGSATASHFLAEYDFDGRKAKLDINTGSLANPWTTGLLQGFQCPGRSG; translated from the coding sequence ATGAATTTCCTGAAACGTTGCGCTGCCGTACTGTTCTCGCGTCAGATGCTGATCTTCGTGGCGCTGCTCGTGGTGGGGCTCGCTATCTGGTTCATCGGGCCCCTGCTGGGTTTCAACGGGATGCATCCCCTCGCCGGTGCCGGCATCCGGGTCGCTGCGATCGTTCTGTTGCTGGCCCTGGCGCTGTTCATCACTCTCAAATGGTCGCTCGCAGCGATCGCGGTGGCCGTGCTATGCCTGCTGGTCTGGTATGCCGGGCCGCTGCTCGCGTTCGGGGCGTCGCATCCGCTGGCTTCGGCAACCGTCCGGGTGGTTATCATCGCAGTACTGATCTTCATGGTGATCGCCTATGAGACGTATCAGTTCCTGCGACGGGCACAGGCCGGTGGGACAGCGCTGGAGAAGATTCTCAACTTCGGTCGGAAGCGCCCGGAGGTAGTGGCCGAGGACCGTATCGCCAAGGTGGACAAGGCTGTCCAGAGTGCGTTGAATCAACTGAAGAGCATGCGGTCGGGTGGCGGCTCGATGCGCCTTCTCGACGACCGGCGCTACCTCTATGAACTGCCTTGGTACATGATCCTCGGCGTTGCCGGTGCCGGCAAGACCACAGCCCTGCTCAACGCAGGGCTGCAGTTTCCGCTGCCGGAGCAGATGAACGAGGCGGCCAAGGCGCGCAAGGCCACCGATCACGCCGACTGGTGGTTCACCAATGAGGCCGTTCTCATTGATGCCGCGGGCCGTTACACGAATCATGAGCAGGACCAGAGGATGGACGCCGCGGAATGGTCGGGGTTCCTCGGCCTGCTGCGAAAATACCGCAGCCGAGCCCCCATCAATGGTGTCGTCCTGACCATCAGCGTCGAGGATCTGTTGACCCAGACGCCGCAGGCACGTGTTGCGGAGGCTGCCAGTTTGCGTGCCCGCCTGGTGGAACTGCGTGAGGATTTGGGCATCCGTTTTCCCGTCTATGTGCTGGTCACCAAGATGGACCAGCTAGCAGGATTTGCTGAATACTTTCAGGACTTGAGCAGCGAAGGCCGTGCCCGGCCCTGGGGCTTTACGTTTCCGCTTCGCGAAAAGAAGCGTAAGCGCGGGGAAGCCACGGTGCCATTCGAGCAGCGGTGCCGCGAGGAAATGGAGCTGCTGATCAAGCGCGTACGGCACGGGCTAGATACGCGCCTGGAGGAGGAATGCGGCAAGACACCGGACAAAGCACTGTTCGGGTTGCCGGAGGACATGGAAAGCCTGACGGGGTCGCTCGTCGACCTGCTCTCGCAGATATTTCTTGGCTCGCGTTTTGATCGCACCGAACGCACATCCATGCTGCGTGGAGTCTATTTCACCAGTGCGGCCCAGTCAGGGGCGCGCGTCATCGCCAGCCATGCGACGGTTCTGGAGAGCCATGATCGCGATCAGGCAGCGTTAGACAGCGGATCCGGGGAGGGCGAGTCCGAGCCCTATCCCACGGCCGCGAGCGAGGCTGCGGGCGTTCCGAGTCTGGCGGCCGTCAGCGGCAACCGAAGTTACTTTCTTGAGGATGTGTTCAAGCAGATCATCATCCCCGAGGCGCATCTGGTGAAGCCGAACCTGCGCTGGGAATTCCGCTTCCGGCTCCTGCGCAGGCTCGGACACGCTCTGGTGGTGGTCGTCTTCCTGTGGCTGGCTGCGGCCCTCTGCACCAGCTTCGGTCACAATGGCAGCTATGTGGAGGTGGTGCGGGGAAGGGCAAAGGCCCTGGCTGCGACGGTGAGTGAGTTCTACAAGAAGCCGCAGCCGGTTGCCATGCCGGATGTGCTGGCCGCCGCTCAGGATCTGCCGGCATATACCGGGCTGGACCTGTCCGCGCCAACGATGGACTGGCGCTACGGCCTCTACAGCGTGCCGCCGGTAGCGGACGCCGCGCGGCAGACCCATACGAAGCTGGAGGACCACTTGCTGGTCCCGTACCTGGTACGCCGCGTCGAATCGGTGCTGGTGGAGGCGGTGAATTCACGGGATACGAAGCAGACCTACGATACCTTGCGCGTTTACCTGATGCTGCATGACAAGGACAAGTTCAACGCGTCCGATGTGCGTAGCTGGGTGCAGAGCGATTGGGCCATCGGAAATGGCGGCGACGCTTTCGGCGGAAGGGTGGCGGTCCTCGAGCACCTGAACAACCTGCTGGGCGGGGCCCGTCCGGTGCAGTCTCCCTATGCCAGGAATGAGGCCTTGATTCGCACTGCCCGGGACTTGCTCGACGGCAGCACTTCCATCGAGCGGCTGTATGAGCGGGCGAAGGCCGCCATGATGGAGGAGGCACCGCACGATTTCACACTCGTGCGGGCCGTTGGCCCACAGGCAGGAATGGTCTTTACCCTGGCGAGCGGCGAACCGCTGGAGCGCGGCATTCCCGGGCTGTTCACCTATGCGGGCTATCACGAATTGTTCAATGCTCGCCTGCCCGAGTTCCTGGGCAAGGCGCAGGCCATTGACGCATGGGTGATGGGGCGCGGAACCGGCCTGGGCGCTCAAAAAAAAACGCTTGATGCCGCGGCCACTGGCAAGCTGAACGGCAACGATCCTCTGACGCGCGAGATTCGGCGCCTTTATCTGCTTGAGTATGCTAAGCGATGGGAAACGTATTTGTCCGACATCCGGACCGTGACTGGGAACAATCTGGCCTTCGATCTGGAGATCCTGCGTAACTTCGCGGCACCAGACTCACCGCTGGCAAGGCTTGGTCGCGCAGCGGTACGCGAGACCTCGCTGAGCCAGCCGGCTGACCCGGTGGACAAGTCGCTGGCCGACAAGGCGCTCGCAGTCCTGGATAAGGCGACCGACAAGGTCGGCGGCTTGAGCGCCAGGAGCGAAGCACGCCAGGAGCGTGAACTGTTGGACAGCCGCTTTGCAGCACTTCGGGAAGTCGTCACCGGACAGGCGGATGCGTCTTCGCCAGCCGGACAGGGGGCGAGCGGCAAAGCGCAGCTCGATGTCATTGCCGGTATGGTCAATGCGTACTACACCACCTTGGTGGTGGCCAACAACGCTCTGAATACACGCAATCTGCCGCCGCCTGCGGAGGCCGGCGCGCAACTGCGCATGGAGGCGGAAAAGCTACCGGCGCCCTTTAAGGCAGTGCTCGCCGATCTGGTGGTGCAGGGGGCCCGCGACGTGAACAAGGGCATCGGGGATATCCTGATCGCCCAGATGGATGCCGTCATTGGCGAGAGTTGCCGCAGCGCCATCGATGGTAAGTATCCATTCACGCCGACCTCGATGCAGGATGTCGATCCGGACGATTTTGCGCGGGTCTTCTCCACCGGCGGCGTGCTGGACGATTTCTTCCAGAAGGTGCTGGCTCCGCATGTGGATTCCGCGACCTCGCCCTGGCGCTACAAGCTGACTGCGCCTGACGTGCCGCCGATCGCCGGACCGAGCCTGGTGCCGTTCCAGCGCGCCAAGGAAATCCGGGAGGTATTCTTCCGCGAATCGGGCGCGAAGAAGATGGCCTGGAAGGTCGACCTGAAAGTCGTCGAGCTCGATCCCGAAATCGTCGAGCTGAACATGGATTTCGACGGGCAGAGCCAGCGCTACGTACACGGCCCTGTCATTCCGCTCAAAGTGACATGGCCTGGCCCACGCGGCGGGCAGGGGGCGGAAATAACGGCCAGTCCGCGCATTCGGCCGGATACCTCGACGCTCTCTGCCGATGGCCCGTGGGCATTGCTGCGGGTCATTGCCAAAGGAAAGCTCGCCGGCTCAGCCACGGCTAGCCATTTCCTTGCCGAATATGATTTCGATGGGCGCAAAGCCAAGCTCGACATCAACACCGGCAGCCTTGCCAATCCATGGACCACGGGTTTGTTGCAGGGCTTCCAATGTCCAGGAAGATCAGGATGA
- the tssK gene encoding type VI secretion system baseplate subunit TssK has protein sequence MSWYNKVVWSEGLFLRPQLFQQQERYLEHFAHKRAAALSPFFWGFHHFAVDTEALALGKLVVSGAAGIFQDGTPFDAPAHAKLPAPLALRHEHLNQTIFLAVPIRTPNAEETNFEDSPDSLARFRSFEEELLDANSIAQGPKLVQLGDLRLRLLPARELTQSWLGLPLARVSEIRADGSARLDPALIPPVNVYTASALLHTWLGEIHGLLRLRATAMAERLAASSTRGGDSAEVSEYLILQLLNRCEPILTHMLEAKAASPEALYVELTALAGELSTFVRTATRRPNTYDAYRHDEPHTCIKPVVDDLRFLLNVVLERSAQRFELRDQSHGIRVAVLDPAEFDRFGTFVLAVGAQMPADVLQKRFPAQAKAGPSERLGELIRSHLPGIPLHAMPVPPRQIPFHAGQVYFEFAKDHPLWGQVQRNGGLALHVAGTFPELRLELWGVRG, from the coding sequence ATGAGCTGGTATAACAAGGTCGTCTGGAGCGAAGGGCTCTTCCTTCGCCCCCAACTGTTCCAGCAGCAAGAGCGCTATCTGGAGCATTTTGCTCACAAGCGTGCCGCAGCGTTGAGCCCGTTCTTCTGGGGTTTCCATCATTTTGCGGTGGATACGGAGGCCCTCGCTTTGGGAAAGCTGGTGGTGTCCGGGGCTGCCGGCATCTTCCAGGATGGCACGCCATTCGACGCGCCGGCCCATGCCAAGCTGCCCGCTCCGTTGGCACTGCGCCATGAGCACCTGAACCAGACCATCTTCCTGGCTGTGCCCATTCGAACCCCGAATGCGGAAGAGACCAACTTCGAGGACTCGCCTGATTCTCTGGCCCGCTTTCGCAGCTTCGAAGAAGAGCTGCTCGACGCCAATTCGATTGCCCAGGGGCCGAAGCTGGTGCAACTGGGCGACCTGCGCTTGCGGCTGCTTCCAGCGCGGGAGCTGACCCAGTCCTGGCTCGGACTGCCGCTGGCCAGGGTCAGCGAGATCCGTGCGGACGGCAGCGCCCGCCTGGACCCGGCACTGATCCCGCCCGTCAACGTCTATACCGCCAGCGCGCTGCTACATACCTGGCTTGGCGAGATCCACGGTCTGCTGCGTCTGCGCGCGACCGCGATGGCCGAGCGGCTGGCGGCTTCGAGCACCCGTGGCGGAGACTCCGCGGAAGTCTCGGAATATCTGATCCTGCAATTGCTGAACCGCTGTGAGCCGATCCTGACGCACATGCTGGAAGCCAAGGCAGCGTCGCCGGAAGCGCTTTACGTTGAGCTGACGGCGCTGGCGGGTGAGCTTTCCACGTTCGTGCGCACGGCGACGCGTCGCCCGAACACCTACGATGCTTACCGGCACGACGAGCCCCACACCTGCATCAAGCCGGTGGTGGACGACCTGCGCTTCCTGCTGAACGTCGTGCTTGAGCGCAGCGCACAACGCTTCGAGTTGCGAGACCAGTCTCATGGCATTCGCGTGGCGGTGCTGGATCCGGCGGAGTTTGACCGTTTTGGGACGTTCGTGCTCGCGGTGGGGGCGCAGATGCCGGCGGATGTGCTGCAGAAGCGCTTTCCGGCGCAAGCAAAAGCGGGGCCGTCCGAACGCTTGGGCGAGCTGATCCGTTCCCACCTGCCGGGGATTCCCCTGCACGCGATGCCGGTTCCGCCGCGACAGATTCCCTTCCATGCCGGGCAGGTTTACTTCGAATTCGCGAAGGACCATCCGCTGTGGGGCCAGGTGCAGCGCAATGGCGGTTTGGCCTTGCATGTGGCCGGGACTTTTCCCGAATTGCGACTTGAACTGTGGGGCGTGCGCGGCTGA